CTTTCCGCGGCATATCGAGTGAGCCTGAACACATGACCACCCCCCCGAAACCCGACAAACATGCCCCCGCCCCGCATGATGATGCCGCCGCCATAAAAGGCGGGATCAGCTATGATGCTGCCGGTGTCAGCATAGAGGCGGGTGATGCCCTTGTCGATGCCATCAAGCCCGCCGCCGGGCAGACTCATCGCGCCGGGGTGCTGGGGGGACTAGGTGGGTTCGGCGCGTTGTTCGACCTGAAAGCTGCAGGATATCGTGATCCGGTGCTTGTGAGCTGCACGGATGGCGTCGGCACGAAACTCATGCTGGCCATCGAGACGGGACAGCACGATACGATTGGCATTGACCTCGTGGCCATGTGCGTCAATGACCTTATCGTGCAGGGGGCGCAACCTTTATTCTTCCTCGATTATTTCGCGACCGGCAAGCTCGATGTGGCTGATGCGGCGCGCGTCGTGAAAGGTATCGCTGAGGCCTGCCGCCAGTCCGGATGTGCCCTCGTCGGGGGGGAAACGGCGGAAATGCCTGGCATGTATGCGGCCGGGCATTACGACCTTGCCGGGTTCAGTGTCGGCGCGGCGGAACGCGATACGTTGTTACCGCGTGACATTCATGCGGGCGACACACTCATCGCGCTGCCCTCAAGCGGTGTGCATTCCAACGGTTTTTCCCTCGTGCGGCAGGTTGTCACGCGGTCAGGGCTGGGCTGGCATGATCCTGCCCCCTTCGCACCGTCGCTGAGCCTTGCCGAGGCGCTTCTGACACCGACATCGCTTTATGTGCGTGACGTGATGGCATTGCATGCGAAAGGCCTGCTCAATGCTTGCGCCCACATTACGGGTGGCGGCCTGCCCGGCAATCTGCCGCGGGTTCTGCTGAAGGGCTTGACCGCGGAAGTCACTGCCGGGCGCTGGCCTGTTCCGCCCGTTTTCAACTGGTTGGCTAAAGCCGGACCTGTCGCGCCGGAGGAAATGCTGAAGGTCTTTAATTGCGGGATCGGCATGGTATTGGTGACATCCCGCCCGGACGATGTGCTCAGCGCTCTGCAGGAAACCGGGACAGAAGCCTATGAGATCGGCCGGATCATTGAGGGACAGGCGGGCTTCAGCCTCAAAGGAGAGCTGGTTTTCGGATGACGACCAAACTTCCGATCGCCATTCTGATCAGCGGGCGCGGCAGCAATATGGAGGCGTTGCTGAATGCGTGTGACGCCCCCGATTACCCGGCCAAAGTCGTCACCGTGCTCAGCAACAACCCGGATGCGGCAGGACTCGATATCGCGCGGGCCAGGAACATCCCCGCTCATGCCATTGATCACCGCCCTTTCGGCCGGGATCGTGAGAGCCATGAGCGCGCCATGGATAAGGCGCTGCGCCATTCCGGGGCCCGGATTATCTGCCTCGCAGGCTATATGCGGGTGCTGACGCCGTTTTTCGTTAAGGCATGGTCCGGGCGGATGCTCAACATCCATCCCAGCCTGCTGCCGAAATATCCGGGGCTGCACACCCACCAACGTGCCCTGGATGCCGGAGATAAGATGCACGGCGCGACCGTCCACCTCGTCACTTCCGGCGTCGATGAAGGGCCTGTCATTGCGCAGACCCGCATCGATATCCGCCCTGAAGACACGGCCGAGACGTTGTCAAAGCGCCTCCTGACGAAGGAGCACGCTTTATATCAGGACGCGCTGCGCCAGTTCATTACAGATCAGGCATCAGCATCTTAAACGCGCCTGACATGGAACCGTCATGCCGACAGGGTCAATCGGCATGACAGATCATATTTCAGGGGAGGATTTCAGTTTCAGCGAAGAAGAAAGCGATTTCCTTCGCGGCATTCTCGACACTGTCGGAACCATGGACGGAGTTCGCCTCAATGCTTTCCGCATAAAGTTTCCGCACCGTGCCTTCCGCAGCCTGCTCCGGATTGGTAGCGCCCATGACATCACGATGATGCGCGACCGCGTCATCCCCCTCAAGCACCTGCACGATAACCGGGGCCTGAAGCATGGAATCGACTAGGCTGCCAAAGAAAGGCCGCGCCGCATGGACGGCATAGAAGGCCTGAGCCTGGGCCTGCGTCAGCTGGATACGCTTCTGCGCCACGATGCGCAGACCGGCTGCCTCGAAGACAGCATTGATTTTGCCGGTCAGGTTGCGGCGCGTGGCATCCGGCTTGATGATGGACAATGTCCGCTGTTTGGCCATGAAAATCTCCAAATCAATTGTTAAAGGCAAAGAATGCTTTCCCCCTAGACCAATTCCGGCCAGACCGATAGCCTGTGCGCCCCGAAAATATCTCCGTCCCTGAAGTGAAGCCCCTTGAGTATCCTTTCCATCAACCAACTCACATTGCGTATTGCTGGCCGAA
This genomic stretch from Candidatus Kirkpatrickella diaphorinae harbors:
- the purM gene encoding phosphoribosylformylglycinamidine cyclo-ligase, giving the protein MTTPPKPDKHAPAPHDDAAAIKGGISYDAAGVSIEAGDALVDAIKPAAGQTHRAGVLGGLGGFGALFDLKAAGYRDPVLVSCTDGVGTKLMLAIETGQHDTIGIDLVAMCVNDLIVQGAQPLFFLDYFATGKLDVADAARVVKGIAEACRQSGCALVGGETAEMPGMYAAGHYDLAGFSVGAAERDTLLPRDIHAGDTLIALPSSGVHSNGFSLVRQVVTRSGLGWHDPAPFAPSLSLAEALLTPTSLYVRDVMALHAKGLLNACAHITGGGLPGNLPRVLLKGLTAEVTAGRWPVPPVFNWLAKAGPVAPEEMLKVFNCGIGMVLVTSRPDDVLSALQETGTEAYEIGRIIEGQAGFSLKGELVFG
- the purN gene encoding phosphoribosylglycinamide formyltransferase codes for the protein MTTKLPIAILISGRGSNMEALLNACDAPDYPAKVVTVLSNNPDAAGLDIARARNIPAHAIDHRPFGRDRESHERAMDKALRHSGARIICLAGYMRVLTPFFVKAWSGRMLNIHPSLLPKYPGLHTHQRALDAGDKMHGATVHLVTSGVDEGPVIAQTRIDIRPEDTAETLSKRLLTKEHALYQDALRQFITDQASAS
- the ndk gene encoding nucleoside-diphosphate kinase, which codes for MAKQRTLSIIKPDATRRNLTGKINAVFEAAGLRIVAQKRIQLTQAQAQAFYAVHAARPFFGSLVDSMLQAPVIVQVLEGDDAVAHHRDVMGATNPEQAAEGTVRKLYAESIEANSVHGSDSVENAAKEIAFFFAETEILP